In the bacterium SCSIO 12741 genome, AATGGACAGCTCCAACAAAAGTATTTCATGGATCAGGGCAAATTGGAAGGTCCTTTTGTGGAATATTATTCCAATGGTCGTCTTCGTAGAAAGGGGCAATACAAATCTGGAGAGAAGGTTGGTCGATGGGAAAAGTTTGATGAAGAAGGAAAAGTTATTGAAGATCAGAACTTCGAAGAAAGATGAAGGCCCGATTGAAAACAACTATTGACTTCCTCAGAATAGCCCATTCTTATTGATCCAATTTCCTTTAAATAGGAAGAACCCTTGAGTGTAGGTTAGTTAATATCTTAAAGGACGTGAAAGGTCTATCTCATACTCGGAAAATACACGGCTATAGAATGAACCGGAGGGTAAGGGTACGGTAAGATGGAAGCGGTTCTAAAATCTTCATTCCTTCGATTTGCGGTTCTTGTATGGCTCGCTTTTATGTGGACCAATCAGAGCCTTGCCCAATCGGATTCCTTGTGCATTGAAGTTTCCATTCAAATGCCCCATTCTAAAAAACAAGCCATTCCCCAATTAAGGTATCACGGAGGGTGGGACAATCAGGAGTTTTTATTGAAGCGAACTGATCAGGGAAGGCTACTTTATTCCCTTAACCTTCAAAAAGCGATGGTAGAAGATACCTTTTCCATCATCATCGGAGATCAGGATGTAAACCTTCAAATTGAAGGCGAATTGGACTTTACCTGGGACACTTTGTATTTGCATAACATTACGATTCAGTCAATAACCTACAAAGATTCTTGTCGAATTTCACAAAGCCATTTTAAAGTCATAGATGGAGAATTGGAAGGTCCTGTTAAACAGAAAGCGGTTACCCAAAAAAGCAAAGATCTTGCCTGGCAGTTACTTGAGGATCAGGTTCCACGTTTATCCGTTGGGCCTTGGCACGTGCAAGGGAAACTTGATTGGCAAACAGACATTCATGTTTTGTCTTACTCAGGAGGGAAGAGAAAAAAAGAGGTTTCAAAGACCTATTTCCATGGAACCCAGAAAACCTACAAAATCAGACCTATTTACCATTTTTCAATTCCATTAAAATCGCACTAACCTAAGTTCAGAATACGGGAATGGGATTTTATATCCGTGTTTGTCGAAAGTTTCCGAAACAATATCTTAGCCCCCAAGAGTTACCCTTTCATGAACCATCTGCACTCTTTTTTTCTGGTTTTAACTGCAATGATCGTATTGCCGAACAAGGTTTTGGCTCAGGTTCAAATCGATACTTCGCATAACGCGGCCTATTGGGTAAAGCAGGTCTTGCTCGCAGAGGAAAGCGGAGTAGAGGTAAGTAAAGTTCATTTCAAAGGAGCCAAACAAAGTCTCGGCTCATTTAAAAATAAGTGGACCTCTTTGGTCATGCCCGAAGGCATCATCATTTCTTCTGGAGATGTGATGGGAGCTGCTGGACCCAATGATAATCCAAAAATGAGTTCGGTAATCTATCCTTTTCCCGACCGAGACCTTCAGAAAATTGCAACCGGAGAAGTTTTTGATGCCGCTGTATTGGAATTTGATTTGGTCGCTCAATACGATAGTCTATCCTTTGGATTTGTATTTGCCTCCGAAGAGTATCCGGAATACGTCAACAAAGGAGTGAACGACATTTTTGCCTTTTGGATTACCAATCGAGAAACCGGATTCAAGCGAAACCTGGCTCTATTGCAACCCGATAATGAGCCCGTAATGGTGGACAACATCAATGCTGAAAAACACCCCGAACTCTTTATTCAAAATGGGATATGGGAAGAAGACAACATCCGGAAATGGGAAAACAACAAAACCTTGGGCGAGCTGGCTTATGCTTTTCAATACGATGGTTTTACCCGGCTGCTCAAGGCACAAACGCGGGTAGTTCCCGGAGAGACCTACCACCTAAAAATAGCTATTGCTGATGTGGGAGATCGTCGCTACGATTCAGCAGTCATGTTGGAGGCCTATTCATTAAGAAGTCAACCCAGTGAAGAAAGTCAGCAAAAGTTGGAAAATCGCCTCGCTGCGGATTTGGCTGAAAAATTCAGCGGATTGCCAGGAGAAATTCAAGCCGATTCGGATCAGGTTTCGATTAGTTTACCCATTCTTTTTCGCACCAATTCCGATCAAATTAGCGACGACCAATCGATGGATTACCTCAAGCAAATTGTTCAGGTTTTGCTTGATCAACCCGATTCTAAATTGCGGGTAGTAGGCCATACCGACCGGGTAGGTACTGACGCTTATAACCAAGATTTATCAGAACGGCGGGCTCAAAAAGTAGCTGAATTTTTGATTTCCAGAGGGGTTCAAATCTCACGGGTTCAATGGGAGGGAAAAGGTGCTTCCGAGCCGATTGCATCGAACGATGACGATAACGGAAGATCCCGGAATAGACGGGTGGAATTTATTTTTGTTCCTGAAGGGAATTAAAGCGAATACTGCCGATGGTAGTCAATGAGTCCATCAATTGGCCGTTTGATCACCTTACCGATTTCAGACTCAAATTCCTCAGCCACTTCTTTCAATTCATCTAAAAAGTACCAGGCTATCGATCCAATAAAATGAACCGGATATTGCTTGTATTCCGGATAGCAACTTATGTGGTACTTGAAGAATTCCTGCATCCCAAAAAGCAGCAGCTTTCGGATGTACGGATCCTTGCGATGATTGGCCATAAATGGCATAAACTGGGCTAAAAAGGCGCTTGGTCGAGGTTGCTGATACAGGCGATTGAGCACTTCATCTTTTTCCAATTGGTAAGTAGCTTCGAAATCCTGATGGATTTCCGGAGGCATCTGGCGATAAAAGAAATCACGTACCAAAAACTTACCATAGTAGCCGCCACCTGCTTCGTCTCCAGGAATCATACCCAAACTGGGGATTTCCTCAGAAACCTCCTGCCCATCGAAAAAACAAGAATTAGATCCCGTTCCCAAAATGCAGGTGATGCCCGGTTTACCCTGCCAGGTGGCGAAGGCGGCTCCTTTTAAATCGTGCTCCACATAAATGGTGGCTTGCGGAATTACCTGCTGAAACCCTTGGGTGACGATGGAATTATTCAAATCGTTCGAGCAGCCCGATCCATAGAAGTAGATTTCACTAATCTGTGAGCCCAAGGAAGAAAGTGCAGGTTGCTCCTTAAAATTCGAAGCAATCGAATCGGAATCCATGTAAAAGGGATTGTAACCTTGTGTTTCAAAAGAAGTAACCGTTTCTCCCTGTTCATTTAGAGCTACCCAATCAGCCTTGGTTGACCCTCCATCCGAAATAAGCTTAATTCCCAAACCTTAAAATTGAATATTGTTGCTGACCATTGAAAATTCCTCAAGGCTTGTAGTAGCCATACTGAATTAACAAGCGTTTGATGCGAATCACCAGTTCGTTAGGACTAAACGGCTTCGTCATGAATTCATCGGCGCCTAATTCAAAGGCTTTGAGTACATTTTTTTCCTGACGCAGCGTAGTAAGCATGATCACCGGAATTCTCTTTTCCTTAATGTCTTTGATGTACTTAACCAACTCCAGACCTGTGATGTAAGGCATCATGATATCTGACACCACCAAATCGGGAAGAACCTCGTCCAATAAGTCCATGGCCGCTTTTCCATTCTCTGCGGTATAGGTTTCGTAACCCTCCTTTTTTAAGCGAAATTCCACTGTTTTTAACAGCATTCGCTCATCCTCTACGATCAGTATTTTTGAACTCATTGAAGGCTTTTTCCTAAAGAAAACAGGGCTTTCCGATACTAAGCGTTACCGCCTTTTACCCCCGATAATGGCCTGTTCTTCGCTAACGCGAATATACTATTTTGGGATCAACGGGGAAATGAGCCCGAGTTCTGAACATCCTATTGTAGACCGAATTATTCTCCGGTACATCGATAAATCTTGGGAATTTGCTAATCTTATATTTGTATTCAATGGAAAAGGTTTCTTTTGTGCCCACAAATTTCAGTTTGGAGAGCTGAAATCAACTGGGTTATGAAGGGGAACCGAGTTAATATGGTGCGGAAAATAATAACCATACTGGTATTCGCAGCTATCGCTATGGGCGGATACGCTCAAGAAAGCCGGGATCCGGATCAATGGATCAAGGAAATAAGGGAGACAGCTTTTGCGAATCATTTTGATAGCGCCATAACGGAATGCGACAGCCTCCTTACCGTTTACCCTGAACATTTCGACACCCGTATTCTTCTTACCCGAGTATTGGCCTGGGATGGTCAGCTGGAACGAGCCCAAAAAGAGGGTAGAAAGGTTTATGACGAACAGCCCGAAAATTATGACGTGATCCGCCTTTGGAGCACCGTACTTCGTTGGTCTGGAAAGCCGGGAAAAGCTCAGGACGTGAGTACGGATGGTTTGGTTCACTTTCCGCAAGACAAAGGCATTTGGCTCGACTACGCCATGGCCACTTACGAAAACGACGAGTACCTGGCGGCATTGGACACCGTAGGTGCCGAAATACATACCTATCCAGATTACGTTCCCGCCGTTAAATATCGGTTGCGTCTTCTTATATGGGAAGATTCACTCGACTATGCCTTGCAGCAATGTGATAGCATGCACGAACTGCAGCCCGAAGATTTGGATTACCGGGTTTTTCGATCTGATATTTACGCTCGTCAGGAAATTTACAAGCAAGCTTCAGATGAATTGGATACGGTTATTCGAACCGATTCCAACAAACTGGATGCCTGGCATTTGATGGTCAATGTGTTGTTGTGGGATCAGCAACCCGATTCGGCTTTAACCGTGGCTCAAAAGGGACTGGAACGCTTTCCTCGCGACAAAAACCTGCATACTCAATTAGCCAAGTCTTATTTGTATACGGATTCGTTCCAATTGGCCGTGGATACAGCGACTGCTATCATTGAAGAAGATTCCCTGGACTACGATGCCTGGAACATTGCTTTGAATGCCTGGTTGGCACTTGAGAATTATGATACCATAATAGATGTATCTGATTATGTGATGCATCACTTTACAGGTGATGAGGAAGTCGAGCGGATTATTGCCCTGGCCTATGCGGGCAAAAAGAAATACAATCCCGCCAAAGAGGTATTAGCCAAAGATGATGAAGAAGCTGAAAACTTAGAAGTGAGCAGCAAGGTTCTTTACGCCAAGCTTCATTATTGGAACAAGGAAAACTCAAAAGCCCTAAAACTGGTAGAGTCTTTCTTGGAGAGTCACCCGGAATCGGTGGATTTATACTTGCTTAAAACCCAACTTCATATTTCACGCTTCGAAAAAAAGAAGGCCTTTGAAAGTATTGATTCGGTGGCAGTAAGGGATACCAACAACCCTAATATTCCTGCTTTAACCGAAAAGGCTGAAAATATTTTCCTCAACAATTTAGGAGCTTACTATTCTTTCGATTATTACGATAATTCGGAGTTTCATCGTCATGCTTTGACCATTGAATACCTGCGTCGCATTCAACGCCATGTTATTCTGGGACGTCTTACTATGGCCGATCGGGCAGGAGCTACCGGATATCAATTCGAAATTGACGCTTACCCAGTTCTAACGGATTGGATGTATTTATACCTCAATGCCGGGGTGTCCAATGGAGTTCTTTTTCCAGATTTTAGGGCAGCGATAGAACCCTATGTTCGTTTACCATTGACCTTAGAGCTTTCAGCTGGACTGCGCTACATGAATTACCCGACTGAGGAAGTACTCATATACACGGGAAGTATTGGAGCCTACCCTGGAAACTTTTATTTTGCCTTCAGGCCTTTTATTAGCGTAAAGGATAGTGGTGTTTTTCAGTCGTACAACGTTAAAGCACGTTACTTCTTTCCGGAATCTAATCTGACTTATCTGGAATTGAATGCAGGAACAGGGTCCAGTCCGGATAATGCCTATTTGGATCCGGCATTTACCCAATTTGTAGAGTCCAGGTCCTATAACATCGGGCTCACTTTTCAGAAAAAATTAGGAAGACAATTTTACGGCCGGGCTTGGTTTATCTACGATCACTATCAACCCGAAGAAATTCCGAACTTTACCATATACAGTAGCAATATAGGAATCTGGTGGATGTTTTAAGCAACATATGGACCTACCTGATGGAGCAGGACTTTGCGCACCGTTTTGTTACGGTAATCATTGTGATTCTGTTCTTTTCCTCCATCGTTCTTCTATTGGGAATTTTGGTGAGCCGAACCATCAAAAACAAGAAGGAAAGGGAAAGCGACTTGTGGCACGAAAAATTTCAAGCCCTTCTCGTCAATATTCTGTTTGATGCCAAGTATGAGCCCGGCACCGATGATTACAAACGTCTCATTAAAAAATACCACGCCGATAAATTGAATGCTGTTCAGCAGAAGGCATTGATTGGTGAGATGGATGTTCTGCATAAAAACGTGGCTGGGGAAACCTCTGAAAAACTGGAAGCCTTCTACCATGACGTAGGTCTAATTCCTTATGCCGTTGAACGAGTGAAGGATGGCAAATGGTGGGAAAAAGCAGGAGCCTTTAGAGAGCTGTCCGAGTTTAAGGCAGTCAGTCAGTACGACTTGATTCTGAAATACGTTGACCACGATAACAAAACCCTTCGGGCAGAAGCTCAATATGCGGCTGTATCGCTAAAAGGGGTGAATGCCTTGCATTTTGTAGAATCGCTCAAGTATCCGATGTCTGAATGGCAGCAGCTGGTCATGCTGGAAAAATTGGCGCGTTACCTACCCGAAGAAATTCCGGACGTAAGGCACTGGTTGAGTTCTGACAATGATTCAGTCGTCATTTTCGGATTGAAAGTGATTGCCCAGTTTCAGCAGTTCAATGCCGAAAAGCAGGTGATTGAACTTTTGGTGCATAAAAATCCGAGAGTGGTAAAGCAAGATATCCAAAGCTTGGTGCGCCTTCAATTCAAATCGGCTTGCCCTTTTTTGAGAAGAATTTATTCGGATTCCCCGAAAAGCATAAAACTGCAGATCATCGATGCACTCTCAGAGTTGGGAGACTCCGGAGATCGCAGCTTCTTTAGAGAATTAGTTGAAGATCAAGATGATTTCGAAATTGGTCTTCGAGCAGGAATGGCCCTGCGAAACTTAGGAGGGAGATCCATCCTACAACAATTGGATCGGAAAGAATTAACTGAACAAAGGAGGAAGATTGTTACTCACGCTCTTGACGAAAGAATTTGACCTGGACAACTCGTTCTGGGACATCGTGGTGGAGTTGTTTTACAACATCCTCTACATCTATTCGGTATCCATCATGGTTACCTACTTGGTGTTGGCGATTATTTCTTTCATCTCCGTTCGCAAATACTTGCACAAAAACAGCTTTGTAGACTACAAGGATATTCTGAATACGGATTTTGCTCCCTCGGTAAGTATCCTTGCTCCAGCCTACAACGAGGCGGCTACCATCATCGACAATATCCGTTCGCTATTATCTATTCATTATTCCAACTATGAAGTAATCATCGTTAATGATGGGAGTAAAGACAATACCCTGGAGCTTTGTATTGAAGAATACGACCTCGTTCCGGTAGATTATGCGATTGACGATAAACTGAAGACTAAGGACGTTCGGGCGGTTTACAAATCCCGTAACAAGGTTTTTAACCAGCTGGTGGTAGTGGACAAGGTTAATGGAGGTAAATCCGACGCCTTAAATGTGGCCATCAATATTGCTTCCTACGATTATGTGACCTGTATCGACGTGGATTGTGTTTTGGAACAGGATGCCCTCTTGAAACTCATGAAACCCTTCATGGATGAGAACAAGAAGGAAGTAATTGCCACGGGTGGAGTAATTCGTATTGCCAATAGCTGTGTGATTGAAAACGGCCAGTTGGTGGAGGTGAAGGTGCCGAAAAACTTTGTTGCCCGTTCTCAAACACTGGAATACATCCGAGCTTTCCTCTTAGGGCGTATGGCTTGGTCTCTCCTCGATGGACTGATTTTGATTTCCGGAGCGCTGGGGGTCTTTAAAAAAGATATCGTTGTTGAAGTAGGTGGCTATGACAACAAAACCGTAGGGGAGGACATGGAGCTCATCGTACGTATGAGACGGCACATGATCGATACCAAACGGCAGTATACCGTAGCCTTGATTCCCGATCCTTTGTGCTGGACCGAAAGTCCTGAAACCTGGAGTCAATTGGGGCGTCAGCGTAACCGATGGACCCGTGGAACCATAGAAACCCTATGGCAGCACCGTGGCATGCTTTTCAATCCAAAGTATAAGTTGATTGGAATGCTGAGCTACCCTTTCTGGCTTTTCTTTGAATGGGCAGCCCCGCTCTTAGAGGCCATGGGACTTATGCTGTTTGCCCTACTTGCAGTAGCCGGATTGGTCAACTGGAGTTTCTTTGGTTTAATGATCCTATTGATCTTCGGATTCACGATTACCTTTTCCGTATTATCCCTGCTTATTGAAGAGATTACCTACCACAACTACAAACGAAAACGGGATATCCTTCGCTTGCTTCAGGTAGGTATGTTGGAGCCCTTGTTCTATCACTTGCACCTCGTTTATTCAGCTGTAATGGGGAATCTCGATTTCTTATTGGGAACCTCATCCTGGGGAGAAATGGCGAGGAAAGGTTTTGATGGAGATGGTAAGCCGAAACGGATTCAGGTAGTAAAAAGCATTATTACCGAAGGTCCGAAGAAGGCGGCAGTTCGTGCCTCTTATGCTACCTGGACAGCAGTTTCTATTGCTTTAATGGCCATTTTCCTTTACTACATTGTTGACTTAGACAAACTGTTGACCAAAGATGAACTGGCGATGAATCCGAAGTTGAGGAATGTATTCGTCAAAAAAGAAACCGCTACCGAAACCATCATGCGGAAGGAAAAGGAGATTCTGGCCAAGAGTATCCAACGATCTCTGGCTAAGTCTATGGCCCAAACGCAAAGAGAACAAGATGCAGATTCCGATAACTCAAATCGGGAAACAACTTCATCAAGCTCAACTCCACCCGATCAGGTGGCATCCACAAAGCCTGAAAAGCAGGAAACTACTCCGGCTAAAAAGGAAGAAGATAATACCGCTTCGGCAACTCCACCAGCTCCCAATTCCAGAGAAGCTCGTCGAGCGATTCAAGCCAAATACAGGGCTAAAAAGAAGCCAACGGATAATCGGGTATTCTATTTGGTTGCAGGAAGCTATAAAGAAGAGAAAAACGCCTTCAAACGCAGAAATGAACTTCGCCGCAAGGGATTCAAAGGAGCCCAGGTATACACCAACGGAGAAGTTTACCGGGTAACTTTCGTTAAATACTACGACGAAGAAGAAGCTCTTGAAAATCTGAAAACGCTACGAGCCGAGGAAAACGAAGGTGCGTGGATGTTACGAGGAGTTCGAGGATAGGCTGGGTTCAAATTTCAATCTTCAATCTTCAATCTTGAATCTTGAATTCTGGATTGTGAACACTTAAATTGGAGAGCGCCTCGAGATTCAAGATTAAACCTTGATTTCCGGATTTGAACATTTATTAAATTGGAGAGCACCTCAAGATTCAGGATTAAACCTTGAATTCTGGATTGCAAACCCTTAATTTGACTAGCTCCTCAAGATTCAAGATTCAAGATTGAATATTGAAGATTCTAAAGGTCATCCTCAAAATCATCCTCATACTCATCAAAGTGGAGCATCTTGTAGTAGTCATGCATGATTTTGGAAACCATGGGTCGGTAGTATCTCCAGAAGAATTTTTTGCGGTCACTTAGGTCTCGGTTGTTATAGAGGAAGAAGTCTAAGTTTTCAATTCCTCGACTATACACAGCGGTGAAGGGGATGGGATTATCCGCAAAATCTCCGGCGAAATAATAGAAGCGGTTAATAATATGGTCACCGAGCACCGCCGGGAATTCCTTGGGAATTTTGTTCGCTTTGAGTATCGAGTCCCCTCGATGGTTGGTGTGTATCTTGAAGGTAGAGACGACCAGATCATCGTACTGCAGATAAGAAATATCGAACCAGAAAGGGTAACGAATGTACTGGGGGACGTCAAAAAACTCCCGGTAATACACATCGGTATTGATGATGGGTACCTCGTGAATCAAATCGTTTTCCTTTTCCAGAATAACAATCTTATCCGATTCATGCACCATGACAATTCCAGCATCCTTGTAGGGCCAATCACCTTCATTTTGTTCCAGATAGAGTCGAATAATCCATCGGGGTAGCTCCTTGTTTTTATTCGTATCCAATGAAAAGAAATACCGTCCAATCCATCCCGACCAAAGAATACCAAATTCATCTTCAATCTTTTTCCGGATTTTATAGTTTGTGGGCGAGGCGATGGTATTGAACTCCATCATGATGAGCTTCTGCCGTTCGTGCATTCGCTCGAGCAATTGATAATCCTGTTCCGAAGTTCTACCGTAAATCAATTTCACATGATCCGATACTTCCCGGTAGTGGTACCATTCATTTGAATACACCCCGTAAGAGTCCGTATAATACATCATGTCGAGCGTATCCGCCAGGCTATCCAGCGTTTCGGGTTCCATCAATTCAAGATCTGAGATGTAGTACTGATCACTGTCAAGCGGAAAGAAACCGAGGTAGTCGCTTACTTCATAGAACTCGTTGCTGGGCTTAACGAATTTGTGGTGTTTTAGGATCCAGTTGAAACTCCGGTGCTCATTTCCTTCTTCAGTCAATACAGTTTTGTCAATAACCAGGATATTGATCGGGTACTCTGGACTGAAATACCACACTACGATACTTATCACAGGCAAGCTTGCCAAAATGAGAAAAATCAATCCTACGAGCCATTTGCGTAATTCCATGGTAGACGATCCCTTTATTCGAAATTCCTGCTGAATTTCCTAAAAAACTGGTGCTAAGTTATTTTTTCCCGATGAATGGACTTTAGAAATAGGATGAAATTCTCCTCAGTACGTTATTTTTGACCCCAGGGAGAGGAGGACATGAGAGAGTCTATTATTGATTTTTCTAAAATGGATGAATGGTTGCACGGTGACCAGGAACTCATTCACGATACGCTGGTTATCTATCAGCAGGAAATATTGTCGTACATCTACCACTTGTCGGAAGCACTTGAAAAAAAGGACTACGATCGCCTCTTTTTTATGTTGCATAAAATGACCTCTCCCATTTTACTCTTTCACATGGACGAAGCCAACAAGTGCGTTGGGCTGATAGAATCTCAAAAAAATGTGGAGGTTAAAGATGCTGTCCTGATCAAAACCAATCTGGATCGACTGGAGGAAATACTCCGACGCTCCTTAGTGGAGGTCGAAGTTTACCTCAAACAACATTCTTAAAGAATATTTAGTCTACTCTTCAAGGAGTCTTTGTAAGTACGACTTACTGGAATTCGATCTTTTTCCAGGTAAACCGTATTCTTCTCAATTTTCAAAATCTTGTCAATACGGACGATAAAGGATTTATGAATTCTCATAAAGTCATCCGAAGGCAATTTGGCTTCCATAGCCTTCATCGTTGATAGCACCGTATATTTTCCGCTTTTGGTGTGAATTCTCACATAATCGCCCAAAGCCTCGATAAAAGTGACCGATAAAAGGTCCACTTTGATCAAACGCGAGTCACTTTTGACGTAAATGATGTTTTCTTCAGCGTCATTATTCCCAAAAGCTTCATGAATTTTTTGGGCTTTCTCAGCGGCTTTCAGAAAACGCTCGTAGGAAATCGGTTTAACCAAATAGTCCGTTACATCATTTTCAAAAGCTTCAATGGCGTAATTGGTGCGGGAGGTAACTAAAATAACCTGAGGAATGTCTTTGATGGTTCTAATGAACTCAATACCCGTCATTTCTGGCATTTGAATATCCAGGAATATCAAGTCAATCTTTTTCTCGTCCAGGCCCTTTTTGAGCTCCAGTGCATTGGTGTAATACCCAACCAAATTCAGAAAATCTGTTTGGCTAATGCACTTTTCCAAAACCTTTCTGGACAGGTGTTCGTCGTCTACTACTACACAGTTCATAGTTTGCTATCGTATTTAGCCAAAAATATATTCATTTGCCCTAATTTGCATGGTAGCGAACATTCGTTTGTCGAAATTGGATGCAAAAGGTGGATATTCAGGAAAAAATTGAGCTCATAGAGCAGGTCATTTCTTCGGCCCTCGTTCCTACGGCCATTTGCAATGAACAAGGTCAGGTGCTGGGCATGAACAATGCTTTCGTGCAACTAACCGGTCGAAGTCATTCAGATTGGTCTGGGCTCAAAGTGGATTCCTGGTTCACGGTGCTCACACCGACAGAAGAATCCTTGGAACAGCTCATCCGTTTTGACACACCTTTTGAAGTTCGCCCCATCAATGAACCAATCAGCAGTACCTTTGTCGTAAGTCCGCAATACCTTTTCCCAGATCAGAAGAATCGCCTGGTATTGCTGCGTTTTCATGAATCCCGTCAAAAGCAGGGATACCTGGAAGAATTAAGAAAACTCTCCCTGTCTGCCAGCCAGAGTTTATCGAGTATTTTACTGGTGGATACGGAATTGGTCATCCTTTGGAACAACAGCCAATTTCATCGCAAATTCAACCCCGTAAACACGGAACTAATCGGCAAAACGATTTTTGACATCGTTGCTTTTAATGATCACAATAGGGGAGTATTAGATCGCGGAATAAAAACCGTAAAGGAATCCGGAAATGCGGTTCAGTTGGAGTTGGAGCCCGATTCGAACCAGGAAGAACCTTGTTGGTATTCCCTGGACATAAGTCCAGCTTATAACGATGACA is a window encoding:
- a CDS encoding HEAT repeat domain-containing protein; the encoded protein is MDVLSNIWTYLMEQDFAHRFVTVIIVILFFSSIVLLLGILVSRTIKNKKERESDLWHEKFQALLVNILFDAKYEPGTDDYKRLIKKYHADKLNAVQQKALIGEMDVLHKNVAGETSEKLEAFYHDVGLIPYAVERVKDGKWWEKAGAFRELSEFKAVSQYDLILKYVDHDNKTLRAEAQYAAVSLKGVNALHFVESLKYPMSEWQQLVMLEKLARYLPEEIPDVRHWLSSDNDSVVIFGLKVIAQFQQFNAEKQVIELLVHKNPRVVKQDIQSLVRLQFKSACPFLRRIYSDSPKSIKLQIIDALSELGDSGDRSFFRELVEDQDDFEIGLRAGMALRNLGGRSILQQLDRKELTEQRRKIVTHALDERI
- a CDS encoding OmpA family protein translates to MNHLHSFFLVLTAMIVLPNKVLAQVQIDTSHNAAYWVKQVLLAEESGVEVSKVHFKGAKQSLGSFKNKWTSLVMPEGIIISSGDVMGAAGPNDNPKMSSVIYPFPDRDLQKIATGEVFDAAVLEFDLVAQYDSLSFGFVFASEEYPEYVNKGVNDIFAFWITNRETGFKRNLALLQPDNEPVMVDNINAEKHPELFIQNGIWEEDNIRKWENNKTLGELAYAFQYDGFTRLLKAQTRVVPGETYHLKIAIADVGDRRYDSAVMLEAYSLRSQPSEESQQKLENRLAADLAEKFSGLPGEIQADSDQVSISLPILFRTNSDQISDDQSMDYLKQIVQVLLDQPDSKLRVVGHTDRVGTDAYNQDLSERRAQKVAEFLISRGVQISRVQWEGKGASEPIASNDDDNGRSRNRRVEFIFVPEGN
- a CDS encoding response regulator transcription factor, whose translation is MSSKILIVEDERMLLKTVEFRLKKEGYETYTAENGKAAMDLLDEVLPDLVVSDIMMPYITGLELVKYIKDIKEKRIPVIMLTTLRQEKNVLKAFELGADEFMTKPFSPNELVIRIKRLLIQYGYYKP
- a CDS encoding response regulator transcription factor, whose product is MNCVVVDDEHLSRKVLEKCISQTDFLNLVGYYTNALELKKGLDEKKIDLIFLDIQMPEMTGIEFIRTIKDIPQVILVTSRTNYAIEAFENDVTDYLVKPISYERFLKAAEKAQKIHEAFGNNDAEENIIYVKSDSRLIKVDLLSVTFIEALGDYVRIHTKSGKYTVLSTMKAMEAKLPSDDFMRIHKSFIVRIDKILKIEKNTVYLEKDRIPVSRTYKDSLKSRLNIL
- a CDS encoding ATPase; the encoded protein is MGIKLISDGGSTKADWVALNEQGETVTSFETQGYNPFYMDSDSIASNFKEQPALSSLGSQISEIYFYGSGCSNDLNNSIVTQGFQQVIPQATIYVEHDLKGAAFATWQGKPGITCILGTGSNSCFFDGQEVSEEIPSLGMIPGDEAGGGYYGKFLVRDFFYRQMPPEIHQDFEATYQLEKDEVLNRLYQQPRPSAFLAQFMPFMANHRKDPYIRKLLLFGMQEFFKYHISCYPEYKQYPVHFIGSIAWYFLDELKEVAEEFESEIGKVIKRPIDGLIDYHRQYSL
- a CDS encoding YaiO family outer membrane beta-barrel protein — translated: MKGNRVNMVRKIITILVFAAIAMGGYAQESRDPDQWIKEIRETAFANHFDSAITECDSLLTVYPEHFDTRILLTRVLAWDGQLERAQKEGRKVYDEQPENYDVIRLWSTVLRWSGKPGKAQDVSTDGLVHFPQDKGIWLDYAMATYENDEYLAALDTVGAEIHTYPDYVPAVKYRLRLLIWEDSLDYALQQCDSMHELQPEDLDYRVFRSDIYARQEIYKQASDELDTVIRTDSNKLDAWHLMVNVLLWDQQPDSALTVAQKGLERFPRDKNLHTQLAKSYLYTDSFQLAVDTATAIIEEDSLDYDAWNIALNAWLALENYDTIIDVSDYVMHHFTGDEEVERIIALAYAGKKKYNPAKEVLAKDDEEAENLEVSSKVLYAKLHYWNKENSKALKLVESFLESHPESVDLYLLKTQLHISRFEKKKAFESIDSVAVRDTNNPNIPALTEKAENIFLNNLGAYYSFDYYDNSEFHRHALTIEYLRRIQRHVILGRLTMADRAGATGYQFEIDAYPVLTDWMYLYLNAGVSNGVLFPDFRAAIEPYVRLPLTLELSAGLRYMNYPTEEVLIYTGSIGAYPGNFYFAFRPFISVKDSGVFQSYNVKARYFFPESNLTYLELNAGTGSSPDNAYLDPAFTQFVESRSYNIGLTFQKKLGRQFYGRAWFIYDHYQPEEIPNFTIYSSNIGIWWMF
- a CDS encoding glycosyltransferase; protein product: MTKEFDLDNSFWDIVVELFYNILYIYSVSIMVTYLVLAIISFISVRKYLHKNSFVDYKDILNTDFAPSVSILAPAYNEAATIIDNIRSLLSIHYSNYEVIIVNDGSKDNTLELCIEEYDLVPVDYAIDDKLKTKDVRAVYKSRNKVFNQLVVVDKVNGGKSDALNVAINIASYDYVTCIDVDCVLEQDALLKLMKPFMDENKKEVIATGGVIRIANSCVIENGQLVEVKVPKNFVARSQTLEYIRAFLLGRMAWSLLDGLILISGALGVFKKDIVVEVGGYDNKTVGEDMELIVRMRRHMIDTKRQYTVALIPDPLCWTESPETWSQLGRQRNRWTRGTIETLWQHRGMLFNPKYKLIGMLSYPFWLFFEWAAPLLEAMGLMLFALLAVAGLVNWSFFGLMILLIFGFTITFSVLSLLIEEITYHNYKRKRDILRLLQVGMLEPLFYHLHLVYSAVMGNLDFLLGTSSWGEMARKGFDGDGKPKRIQVVKSIITEGPKKAAVRASYATWTAVSIALMAIFLYYIVDLDKLLTKDELAMNPKLRNVFVKKETATETIMRKEKEILAKSIQRSLAKSMAQTQREQDADSDNSNRETTSSSSTPPDQVASTKPEKQETTPAKKEEDNTASATPPAPNSREARRAIQAKYRAKKKPTDNRVFYLVAGSYKEEKNAFKRRNELRRKGFKGAQVYTNGEVYRVTFVKYYDEEEALENLKTLRAEENEGAWMLRGVRG